The following are from one region of the Falco biarmicus isolate bFalBia1 chromosome 1, bFalBia1.pri, whole genome shotgun sequence genome:
- the OTUD4 gene encoding OTU domain-containing protein 4 isoform X6 produces MEAACRPDGGEQSHQGSGMDAPGDASMDCYLRSQGLYRKRVAKDGSCLFRAVAEQVLHSQSRHIDVRMACVDYLRKNREKFEAFIEGPFEEYLKCLENPQEWVGQVEISALSLMYKKDFIIYREPNASPSHVTENGFSDKVLLCFSNGNHYDIVYPIEYSEKAALCQSLLYELLYEKVFDTDVKKIIAELSAVGVTEESNGSSEVSASDSEDDNYRSKVTTVSDMNGLKSLSGNKHLKSNGSPTLLVLPKKVLKSLNPSVYRNVEYDVWLQSKWDQQKQDFSIAAGMQYSVGDKCKVRLDHNGKFYNAHIQEVCSENGPVVVFVEELGAKHAVSLKSLKPLPQASPMEGWNTVPGKKMKKFFPTWGQNAQPDADGRGPKNQSKSIKPQSALPPRLQHTVGTRQHQFLGSGPQPYQTSTEQKAPCRNPSQTVRKPDRERTEDLNHGSRDCNYFGLSPEERRERQAIEESRSLYEIQQRDEQAFPALSSNQSVCQAATQTVDNLNQKKFSNNERRNSKWAAEVEEQKDKESNSRQIHLSQKLEPNSSEKNSQDESFPKASAPLEQVKTDSPILAEQVRNVCLISKFSSQETSDKGELHHSHNLTDCLPSLTPTPSPVFSEMHLPPAVPSVPAIVPAWPSEPTAYGPAGIPAQIPASSLMPAPATGPDSIVSQAQDPLYPGFPFTEKGERAVAPSYSLCNTGEDLPKDKNILRFFFNLGVKAYSCPMWAPHSYLYPLHQAYLAACRMYPNMSLPVYPHNAWFQEAPPTQNENETARTNRHFPVQSEARSSGQIPQVDRSPSLPLIIPTAHVSESQGQVCVEPENAVQALHANYEESLRGKNMFPQPPFGHNHFLGAVPIASPFFPHFWYGYPVQGFIENSVARPNVVISPEDKEATASTSASMYVAKECSPPVPVVNSVEQLQKTHSSSSSNTVPFPVAGGSGECSAPKETSARAPQLEQTCPSASPAKQKPAGQQNRSLQMQGTERQQTAAPNTPPLSAEPSKNELKNSIPGRKEKTDKGRDSKGAGNLQTESRAQRAREESSEDESEVSDMLRSGRSKQFYNQTYGGRRPRLEWGYSSRGGYQFQRTEEAWKGPPSRSRDDGYQYQRNFRGRPYRNDRRRAALGDNQRGHQA; encoded by the exons ATGGAGGCAGCGTGCAGACCCGACGGCGGGGAGCAGAGTCATCAAGGCAGCGGCATGGACGCCCCTGGGGACGCTTCTATGGACTGCTACTTGCGATCTCAGGGCTTGTACAGAAAGAGAGTTGCAAAGGATGGATCTTGTCTTTTCAGGGCTGTGGCCGAGCAG GTGTTACACTCTCAGTCTCGGCATATTGATGTTAGGATGGCTTGTGTAGACTATCTTCGGAAAAATAGGGAGAAATTTGAAGCA ttcaTAGAGGGGCCATTTGAagagtatttaaaatgtttggaaaatCCACAG GAATGGGTTGGACAAGTAGAAATAAGTGCCCTTTCTCTTATGTACAA GAAAGATTTCATAATATACCGGGAACCAAATGCTTCTCCTTCACATGTAactgaaaatggcttttctgataag GTATTGCTGTGCTTCTCAAATGGAAACCACTATGATATTGTTTATCCCATAGAGTATTCAGAAaaggctgctctgtgccagt ctctgctgtatGAGTTGCTTTATGAAAAAGTATTTGATACAGATGTAAAGAAAATCATAGCAGAACTTAGTGCTGTTGGTGTGACAGAGGAAAGTAACGGTAGCAGTGAAGTATCAGCGTCAGATTCAGAAGATGACAACTACAG AAGTAAAGTTACAACAGTTAGTGATATGAATGGATTGAAATCTCTTTCTGGCAACAAG CACCTTAAGAGCAATGGGAGTCCTACCTTGTTGGTCTTGCCTAAAAAAGTTCTTAAATCACTCAATCCATCAGTTTACAGAAATGTTGAATATGATGTTTGGCTCCAGTCCAAATGGG ATCAGCAAAAACAAGATTTCTCTATTGCTGCTGGCATGCAGTACTCAGTTGGAGATAAATGTAAA gtGCGCTTAGACCATAACGGGAAATTTTATAATGCTCATATTCAAGAAGTTTGTTCAGAGAATGGGCCAGTTGTTGTATTTGTAGAAGAGCTTGGAGCAAA GCATGCTGTCTCACTGAAGAGCCTTAAACCTCTTCCACAGGCCTCTCCTATGGAGGGCTGGAACACTGTGCCAgggaagaagatgaaaaagttTTTCCCAACATGGGGTCAGAATGCTCAGCCCG ATGCAGATGGCAGAGGGCCAAAGAATCAGAGCAAGTCAATAAAGCCCCAGTCAGCACTACCTCCTCGACTTCAGCATACTGTGGGAACCAGGCAGCATCAGTTCTTAGGTTCTGGACCCCAACCTTATCAGACCTCAACTGAGCAAAAAGCTCCATGCAGGAATCCTTCCCAAACTGTAAG AAAACCAGACCGGGAGAGAACTGAGGATCTGAACCATGGCAGCAGAGATTGTAACTACTTTGGCTTATCTCCAGAGGAACGCAGGGAGAGACAGGCTATAGAAGAGTCTCGTTCGCTTTATGAGATCCAGCAGAGGGATGAGCAagcttttcctgctctttccaGT AATCAGTCGGTCTGTCAGGCTGCAACACAGACTGTGGAtaatttaaaccagaaaaagttCTCAAATAAtgagagaagaaacagcaagTGGGCAGCAGAGGTGGAAGAGCAAAAGgataaag AGTCAAATTCCAGGCAGATCCACTTAAGTCAGAAGCTTGAGCCAAATTCATCTGAG AAGAATAGTCAAGATGAGAGTTTTCCAAAAGCTTCAGCTCCTTTGGAACAAGTGAAAACAGATTCTCCGATTCTTGCTGAGCAAGTAAGAAATGTTTGTTTGATTTCAAAGTTTTCCAGTCAGGAGACTTCAGACAAAGGGGAGCTTCATCACAGCCAC AACCTGACAGACTGCTTACCAAGCCTAACTCCAACACCCTCACCAGTCTTTTCTGAGATGCATTTACCTCCAGCAGTGCCTTCAGTACCAGCCATTGTGCCAGCTTGGCCAAGTGAGCCAACAGCCTATGGACCAGCAG GTATTCCAGCCCAAATACCTGCTTCTTCATTGATGCCAGCCCCAGCAACGGGACCTGACTCTATTGTATCACAGGCTCAG GATCCACTATACCCTGGATTCCCTTTtactgaaaagggagaaagagccGTTGCACCCTCTTACTCCCTGTGCAATACTGGGGAAGACTTACCTAAAG ataaGAATATTCTTAGATTTTTCTTCAATCTCGGTGTGAAG GCATACAGTTGTCCCATGTGGGCACCGCATTCTTACTTGTACCCCCTGCACCAGGCCTACTTAGCTGCTTGCAGAATGTACCCAAACATGTCCCTTCCTGTGTATCCGCACAACGCCTGGTTCCAGGAGGCTCCGCCGACgcagaatgaaaatgaaactgcaCGAACAAACAGGCACTTTCCTGTTCAGAGCGAGGCCAGATCCAGTGGTCAAATCCCCCAGGTTGATAGATCTCCATCACTGCCCTTGATTATACCGACAGCTCATGTGTCAGAAAGTCAAGGACAGGTCTGTGTAGAACCAGAGAATGCAGTGCAAGCGCTTCATGCAAACTATGAGGAGTCCCTGAGAGGGAAAAATATGTTCCCACAGCCACCCTTTGGACACAATCACTTTCTAGGAGCTGTTCCAATAGcatctcctttctttcctcacttTTGGTATGGGTACCCAGTTCAGGGTTTCATTGAAAATTCAGTAGCAAGACCAAATGTTGTCATCTCACCTGAGGACAAAGAAGCAACAGCTAGCACCTCTGCAAGCATGTATGTGGCTAAAGAATGCAGCCCTCCTGTTCCTGTCGTAAACTCTGTGGAACAGCTTCAGAAgactcacagcagcagcagctcaaacACTGTACCATTCCCTGTGGCAGGTGGAAGCGGTGAATGCAGCGCCCCAAAAGAAACTTCGGCTAGGGCACCTCAGCTGGAGCAAACTTGTCCTTCGGCTTCTCCTGCTAAGCAAAAACCAGCTGGGCAGCAAAATCGTTCTCTGCAGATGCAGGGGACTGAgaggcagcaaacagcagcgCCCAATACTCCGCCGCTGTCGGCAGAACCATCAAAAAACGAACTAAAAAATAGCATTCCCGGTCGTAAGGAGAAGACTGACAAAGGTAGAGATTCCAAGGGTGCTGGCAAtctgcagacagaaagcagGGCACAGAGAGCGAGGGAAGAGAGCTCTGAAGATGAGAGTGAAGTTTCAGATATGCTGAGAAGCGGTAGATCCAAGCAGTTTTATAACCAGACTTATGGAGGCAGAAGGCCTAGACTTGAGTGGGGTTATTCCAGCAGGGGAGGATACCAGTTCCAAAGAACCGAGGAAGCCTGGAAAGGACCccccagcagaagcagagatgaTGGCTACCAGTATCAGCGAAACTTTAGAGGAAGGCCGTACAGGAATGACAGGAGAAGGGCAGCACTGGGAGATAATCAGAGAGGGCATCAAGCGTAG
- the OTUD4 gene encoding OTU domain-containing protein 4 isoform X2 yields the protein MEAACRPDGGEQSHQGSGMDAPGDASMDCYLRSQGLYRKRVAKDGSCLFRAVAEQVLHSQSRHIDVRMACVDYLRKNREKFEAFIEGPFEEYLKCLENPQEWVGQVEISALSLMYKKDFIIYREPNASPSHVTENGFSDKVLLCFSNGNHYDIVYPIEYSEKAALCQSLLYELLYEKVFDTDVKKIIAELSAVGVTEESNGSSEVSASDSEDDNYRSKVTTVSDMNGLKSLSGNKHLKSNGSPTLLVLPKKVLKSLNPSVYRNVEYDVWLQSKWDQQKQDFSIAAGMQYSVGDKCKVRLDHNGKFYNAHIQEVCSENGPVVVFVEELGAKHAVSLKSLKPLPQASPMEGWNTVPGKKMKKFFPTWGQNAQPDADGRGPKNQSKSIKPQSALPPRLQHTVGTRQHQFLGSGPQPYQTSTEQKAPCRNPSQTVRKPDRERTEDLNHGSRDCNYFGLSPEERRERQAIEESRSLYEIQQRDEQAFPALSSNQSVCQAATQTVDNLNQKKFSNNERRNSKWAAEVEEQKDKESNSRQIHLSQKLEPNSSENSQDESFPKASAPLEQVKTDSPILAEQVRNVCLISKFSSQETSDKGELHHSHNLTDCLPSLTPTPSPVFSEMHLPPAVPSVPAIVPAWPSEPTAYGPAGIPAQIPASSLMPAPATGPDSIVSQAQVTSAPVAGVPVSLQAVNQPLMPLPQTLNPYQDPLYPGFPFTEKGERAVAPSYSLCNTGEDLPKDKNILRFFFNLGVKAYSCPMWAPHSYLYPLHQAYLAACRMYPNMSLPVYPHNAWFQEAPPTQNENETARTNRHFPVQSEARSSGQIPQVDRSPSLPLIIPTAHVSESQGQVCVEPENAVQALHANYEESLRGKNMFPQPPFGHNHFLGAVPIASPFFPHFWYGYPVQGFIENSVARPNVVISPEDKEATASTSASMYVAKECSPPVPVVNSVEQLQKTHSSSSSNTVPFPVAGGSGECSAPKETSARAPQLEQTCPSASPAKQKPAGQQNRSLQMQGTERQQTAAPNTPPLSAEPSKNELKNSIPGRKEKTDKGRDSKGAGNLQTESRAQRAREESSEDESEVSDMLRSGRSKQFYNQTYGGRRPRLEWGYSSRGGYQFQRTEEAWKGPPSRSRDDGYQYQRNFRGRPYRNDRRRAALGDNQRGHQA from the exons ATGGAGGCAGCGTGCAGACCCGACGGCGGGGAGCAGAGTCATCAAGGCAGCGGCATGGACGCCCCTGGGGACGCTTCTATGGACTGCTACTTGCGATCTCAGGGCTTGTACAGAAAGAGAGTTGCAAAGGATGGATCTTGTCTTTTCAGGGCTGTGGCCGAGCAG GTGTTACACTCTCAGTCTCGGCATATTGATGTTAGGATGGCTTGTGTAGACTATCTTCGGAAAAATAGGGAGAAATTTGAAGCA ttcaTAGAGGGGCCATTTGAagagtatttaaaatgtttggaaaatCCACAG GAATGGGTTGGACAAGTAGAAATAAGTGCCCTTTCTCTTATGTACAA GAAAGATTTCATAATATACCGGGAACCAAATGCTTCTCCTTCACATGTAactgaaaatggcttttctgataag GTATTGCTGTGCTTCTCAAATGGAAACCACTATGATATTGTTTATCCCATAGAGTATTCAGAAaaggctgctctgtgccagt ctctgctgtatGAGTTGCTTTATGAAAAAGTATTTGATACAGATGTAAAGAAAATCATAGCAGAACTTAGTGCTGTTGGTGTGACAGAGGAAAGTAACGGTAGCAGTGAAGTATCAGCGTCAGATTCAGAAGATGACAACTACAG AAGTAAAGTTACAACAGTTAGTGATATGAATGGATTGAAATCTCTTTCTGGCAACAAG CACCTTAAGAGCAATGGGAGTCCTACCTTGTTGGTCTTGCCTAAAAAAGTTCTTAAATCACTCAATCCATCAGTTTACAGAAATGTTGAATATGATGTTTGGCTCCAGTCCAAATGGG ATCAGCAAAAACAAGATTTCTCTATTGCTGCTGGCATGCAGTACTCAGTTGGAGATAAATGTAAA gtGCGCTTAGACCATAACGGGAAATTTTATAATGCTCATATTCAAGAAGTTTGTTCAGAGAATGGGCCAGTTGTTGTATTTGTAGAAGAGCTTGGAGCAAA GCATGCTGTCTCACTGAAGAGCCTTAAACCTCTTCCACAGGCCTCTCCTATGGAGGGCTGGAACACTGTGCCAgggaagaagatgaaaaagttTTTCCCAACATGGGGTCAGAATGCTCAGCCCG ATGCAGATGGCAGAGGGCCAAAGAATCAGAGCAAGTCAATAAAGCCCCAGTCAGCACTACCTCCTCGACTTCAGCATACTGTGGGAACCAGGCAGCATCAGTTCTTAGGTTCTGGACCCCAACCTTATCAGACCTCAACTGAGCAAAAAGCTCCATGCAGGAATCCTTCCCAAACTGTAAG AAAACCAGACCGGGAGAGAACTGAGGATCTGAACCATGGCAGCAGAGATTGTAACTACTTTGGCTTATCTCCAGAGGAACGCAGGGAGAGACAGGCTATAGAAGAGTCTCGTTCGCTTTATGAGATCCAGCAGAGGGATGAGCAagcttttcctgctctttccaGT AATCAGTCGGTCTGTCAGGCTGCAACACAGACTGTGGAtaatttaaaccagaaaaagttCTCAAATAAtgagagaagaaacagcaagTGGGCAGCAGAGGTGGAAGAGCAAAAGgataaag AGTCAAATTCCAGGCAGATCCACTTAAGTCAGAAGCTTGAGCCAAATTCATCTGAG AATAGTCAAGATGAGAGTTTTCCAAAAGCTTCAGCTCCTTTGGAACAAGTGAAAACAGATTCTCCGATTCTTGCTGAGCAAGTAAGAAATGTTTGTTTGATTTCAAAGTTTTCCAGTCAGGAGACTTCAGACAAAGGGGAGCTTCATCACAGCCAC AACCTGACAGACTGCTTACCAAGCCTAACTCCAACACCCTCACCAGTCTTTTCTGAGATGCATTTACCTCCAGCAGTGCCTTCAGTACCAGCCATTGTGCCAGCTTGGCCAAGTGAGCCAACAGCCTATGGACCAGCAG GTATTCCAGCCCAAATACCTGCTTCTTCATTGATGCCAGCCCCAGCAACGGGACCTGACTCTATTGTATCACAGGCTCAGGTAACATCTGCTCCAGTTGCTGGAGTTCCTGTGTCGCTGCAAGCAGTTAACCAGCCTTTAATGCCTTTGCCTCAGACTCTGAATCCTTATCAGGATCCACTATACCCTGGATTCCCTTTtactgaaaagggagaaagagccGTTGCACCCTCTTACTCCCTGTGCAATACTGGGGAAGACTTACCTAAAG ataaGAATATTCTTAGATTTTTCTTCAATCTCGGTGTGAAG GCATACAGTTGTCCCATGTGGGCACCGCATTCTTACTTGTACCCCCTGCACCAGGCCTACTTAGCTGCTTGCAGAATGTACCCAAACATGTCCCTTCCTGTGTATCCGCACAACGCCTGGTTCCAGGAGGCTCCGCCGACgcagaatgaaaatgaaactgcaCGAACAAACAGGCACTTTCCTGTTCAGAGCGAGGCCAGATCCAGTGGTCAAATCCCCCAGGTTGATAGATCTCCATCACTGCCCTTGATTATACCGACAGCTCATGTGTCAGAAAGTCAAGGACAGGTCTGTGTAGAACCAGAGAATGCAGTGCAAGCGCTTCATGCAAACTATGAGGAGTCCCTGAGAGGGAAAAATATGTTCCCACAGCCACCCTTTGGACACAATCACTTTCTAGGAGCTGTTCCAATAGcatctcctttctttcctcacttTTGGTATGGGTACCCAGTTCAGGGTTTCATTGAAAATTCAGTAGCAAGACCAAATGTTGTCATCTCACCTGAGGACAAAGAAGCAACAGCTAGCACCTCTGCAAGCATGTATGTGGCTAAAGAATGCAGCCCTCCTGTTCCTGTCGTAAACTCTGTGGAACAGCTTCAGAAgactcacagcagcagcagctcaaacACTGTACCATTCCCTGTGGCAGGTGGAAGCGGTGAATGCAGCGCCCCAAAAGAAACTTCGGCTAGGGCACCTCAGCTGGAGCAAACTTGTCCTTCGGCTTCTCCTGCTAAGCAAAAACCAGCTGGGCAGCAAAATCGTTCTCTGCAGATGCAGGGGACTGAgaggcagcaaacagcagcgCCCAATACTCCGCCGCTGTCGGCAGAACCATCAAAAAACGAACTAAAAAATAGCATTCCCGGTCGTAAGGAGAAGACTGACAAAGGTAGAGATTCCAAGGGTGCTGGCAAtctgcagacagaaagcagGGCACAGAGAGCGAGGGAAGAGAGCTCTGAAGATGAGAGTGAAGTTTCAGATATGCTGAGAAGCGGTAGATCCAAGCAGTTTTATAACCAGACTTATGGAGGCAGAAGGCCTAGACTTGAGTGGGGTTATTCCAGCAGGGGAGGATACCAGTTCCAAAGAACCGAGGAAGCCTGGAAAGGACCccccagcagaagcagagatgaTGGCTACCAGTATCAGCGAAACTTTAGAGGAAGGCCGTACAGGAATGACAGGAGAAGGGCAGCACTGGGAGATAATCAGAGAGGGCATCAAGCGTAG
- the OTUD4 gene encoding OTU domain-containing protein 4 isoform X7: protein MEAACRPDGGEQSHQGSGMDAPGDASMDCYLRSQGLYRKRVAKDGSCLFRAVAEQVLHSQSRHIDVRMACVDYLRKNREKFEAFIEGPFEEYLKCLENPQEWVGQVEISALSLMYKKDFIIYREPNASPSHVTENGFSDKVLLCFSNGNHYDIVYPIEYSEKAALCQSLLYELLYEKVFDTDVKKIIAELSAVGVTEESNGSSEVSASDSEDDNYR, encoded by the exons ATGGAGGCAGCGTGCAGACCCGACGGCGGGGAGCAGAGTCATCAAGGCAGCGGCATGGACGCCCCTGGGGACGCTTCTATGGACTGCTACTTGCGATCTCAGGGCTTGTACAGAAAGAGAGTTGCAAAGGATGGATCTTGTCTTTTCAGGGCTGTGGCCGAGCAG GTGTTACACTCTCAGTCTCGGCATATTGATGTTAGGATGGCTTGTGTAGACTATCTTCGGAAAAATAGGGAGAAATTTGAAGCA ttcaTAGAGGGGCCATTTGAagagtatttaaaatgtttggaaaatCCACAG GAATGGGTTGGACAAGTAGAAATAAGTGCCCTTTCTCTTATGTACAA GAAAGATTTCATAATATACCGGGAACCAAATGCTTCTCCTTCACATGTAactgaaaatggcttttctgataag GTATTGCTGTGCTTCTCAAATGGAAACCACTATGATATTGTTTATCCCATAGAGTATTCAGAAaaggctgctctgtgccagt ctctgctgtatGAGTTGCTTTATGAAAAAGTATTTGATACAGATGTAAAGAAAATCATAGCAGAACTTAGTGCTGTTGGTGTGACAGAGGAAAGTAACGGTAGCAGTGAAGTATCAGCGTCAGATTCAGAAGATGACAACTACAGGTAA
- the OTUD4 gene encoding OTU domain-containing protein 4 isoform X1, translating to MEAACRPDGGEQSHQGSGMDAPGDASMDCYLRSQGLYRKRVAKDGSCLFRAVAEQVLHSQSRHIDVRMACVDYLRKNREKFEAFIEGPFEEYLKCLENPQEWVGQVEISALSLMYKKDFIIYREPNASPSHVTENGFSDKVLLCFSNGNHYDIVYPIEYSEKAALCQSLLYELLYEKVFDTDVKKIIAELSAVGVTEESNGSSEVSASDSEDDNYRSKVTTVSDMNGLKSLSGNKHLKSNGSPTLLVLPKKVLKSLNPSVYRNVEYDVWLQSKWDQQKQDFSIAAGMQYSVGDKCKVRLDHNGKFYNAHIQEVCSENGPVVVFVEELGAKHAVSLKSLKPLPQASPMEGWNTVPGKKMKKFFPTWGQNAQPDADGRGPKNQSKSIKPQSALPPRLQHTVGTRQHQFLGSGPQPYQTSTEQKAPCRNPSQTVRKPDRERTEDLNHGSRDCNYFGLSPEERRERQAIEESRSLYEIQQRDEQAFPALSSNQSVCQAATQTVDNLNQKKFSNNERRNSKWAAEVEEQKDKESNSRQIHLSQKLEPNSSEKNSQDESFPKASAPLEQVKTDSPILAEQVRNVCLISKFSSQETSDKGELHHSHNLTDCLPSLTPTPSPVFSEMHLPPAVPSVPAIVPAWPSEPTAYGPAGIPAQIPASSLMPAPATGPDSIVSQAQVTSAPVAGVPVSLQAVNQPLMPLPQTLNPYQDPLYPGFPFTEKGERAVAPSYSLCNTGEDLPKDKNILRFFFNLGVKAYSCPMWAPHSYLYPLHQAYLAACRMYPNMSLPVYPHNAWFQEAPPTQNENETARTNRHFPVQSEARSSGQIPQVDRSPSLPLIIPTAHVSESQGQVCVEPENAVQALHANYEESLRGKNMFPQPPFGHNHFLGAVPIASPFFPHFWYGYPVQGFIENSVARPNVVISPEDKEATASTSASMYVAKECSPPVPVVNSVEQLQKTHSSSSSNTVPFPVAGGSGECSAPKETSARAPQLEQTCPSASPAKQKPAGQQNRSLQMQGTERQQTAAPNTPPLSAEPSKNELKNSIPGRKEKTDKGRDSKGAGNLQTESRAQRAREESSEDESEVSDMLRSGRSKQFYNQTYGGRRPRLEWGYSSRGGYQFQRTEEAWKGPPSRSRDDGYQYQRNFRGRPYRNDRRRAALGDNQRGHQA from the exons ATGGAGGCAGCGTGCAGACCCGACGGCGGGGAGCAGAGTCATCAAGGCAGCGGCATGGACGCCCCTGGGGACGCTTCTATGGACTGCTACTTGCGATCTCAGGGCTTGTACAGAAAGAGAGTTGCAAAGGATGGATCTTGTCTTTTCAGGGCTGTGGCCGAGCAG GTGTTACACTCTCAGTCTCGGCATATTGATGTTAGGATGGCTTGTGTAGACTATCTTCGGAAAAATAGGGAGAAATTTGAAGCA ttcaTAGAGGGGCCATTTGAagagtatttaaaatgtttggaaaatCCACAG GAATGGGTTGGACAAGTAGAAATAAGTGCCCTTTCTCTTATGTACAA GAAAGATTTCATAATATACCGGGAACCAAATGCTTCTCCTTCACATGTAactgaaaatggcttttctgataag GTATTGCTGTGCTTCTCAAATGGAAACCACTATGATATTGTTTATCCCATAGAGTATTCAGAAaaggctgctctgtgccagt ctctgctgtatGAGTTGCTTTATGAAAAAGTATTTGATACAGATGTAAAGAAAATCATAGCAGAACTTAGTGCTGTTGGTGTGACAGAGGAAAGTAACGGTAGCAGTGAAGTATCAGCGTCAGATTCAGAAGATGACAACTACAG AAGTAAAGTTACAACAGTTAGTGATATGAATGGATTGAAATCTCTTTCTGGCAACAAG CACCTTAAGAGCAATGGGAGTCCTACCTTGTTGGTCTTGCCTAAAAAAGTTCTTAAATCACTCAATCCATCAGTTTACAGAAATGTTGAATATGATGTTTGGCTCCAGTCCAAATGGG ATCAGCAAAAACAAGATTTCTCTATTGCTGCTGGCATGCAGTACTCAGTTGGAGATAAATGTAAA gtGCGCTTAGACCATAACGGGAAATTTTATAATGCTCATATTCAAGAAGTTTGTTCAGAGAATGGGCCAGTTGTTGTATTTGTAGAAGAGCTTGGAGCAAA GCATGCTGTCTCACTGAAGAGCCTTAAACCTCTTCCACAGGCCTCTCCTATGGAGGGCTGGAACACTGTGCCAgggaagaagatgaaaaagttTTTCCCAACATGGGGTCAGAATGCTCAGCCCG ATGCAGATGGCAGAGGGCCAAAGAATCAGAGCAAGTCAATAAAGCCCCAGTCAGCACTACCTCCTCGACTTCAGCATACTGTGGGAACCAGGCAGCATCAGTTCTTAGGTTCTGGACCCCAACCTTATCAGACCTCAACTGAGCAAAAAGCTCCATGCAGGAATCCTTCCCAAACTGTAAG AAAACCAGACCGGGAGAGAACTGAGGATCTGAACCATGGCAGCAGAGATTGTAACTACTTTGGCTTATCTCCAGAGGAACGCAGGGAGAGACAGGCTATAGAAGAGTCTCGTTCGCTTTATGAGATCCAGCAGAGGGATGAGCAagcttttcctgctctttccaGT AATCAGTCGGTCTGTCAGGCTGCAACACAGACTGTGGAtaatttaaaccagaaaaagttCTCAAATAAtgagagaagaaacagcaagTGGGCAGCAGAGGTGGAAGAGCAAAAGgataaag AGTCAAATTCCAGGCAGATCCACTTAAGTCAGAAGCTTGAGCCAAATTCATCTGAG AAGAATAGTCAAGATGAGAGTTTTCCAAAAGCTTCAGCTCCTTTGGAACAAGTGAAAACAGATTCTCCGATTCTTGCTGAGCAAGTAAGAAATGTTTGTTTGATTTCAAAGTTTTCCAGTCAGGAGACTTCAGACAAAGGGGAGCTTCATCACAGCCAC AACCTGACAGACTGCTTACCAAGCCTAACTCCAACACCCTCACCAGTCTTTTCTGAGATGCATTTACCTCCAGCAGTGCCTTCAGTACCAGCCATTGTGCCAGCTTGGCCAAGTGAGCCAACAGCCTATGGACCAGCAG GTATTCCAGCCCAAATACCTGCTTCTTCATTGATGCCAGCCCCAGCAACGGGACCTGACTCTATTGTATCACAGGCTCAGGTAACATCTGCTCCAGTTGCTGGAGTTCCTGTGTCGCTGCAAGCAGTTAACCAGCCTTTAATGCCTTTGCCTCAGACTCTGAATCCTTATCAGGATCCACTATACCCTGGATTCCCTTTtactgaaaagggagaaagagccGTTGCACCCTCTTACTCCCTGTGCAATACTGGGGAAGACTTACCTAAAG ataaGAATATTCTTAGATTTTTCTTCAATCTCGGTGTGAAG GCATACAGTTGTCCCATGTGGGCACCGCATTCTTACTTGTACCCCCTGCACCAGGCCTACTTAGCTGCTTGCAGAATGTACCCAAACATGTCCCTTCCTGTGTATCCGCACAACGCCTGGTTCCAGGAGGCTCCGCCGACgcagaatgaaaatgaaactgcaCGAACAAACAGGCACTTTCCTGTTCAGAGCGAGGCCAGATCCAGTGGTCAAATCCCCCAGGTTGATAGATCTCCATCACTGCCCTTGATTATACCGACAGCTCATGTGTCAGAAAGTCAAGGACAGGTCTGTGTAGAACCAGAGAATGCAGTGCAAGCGCTTCATGCAAACTATGAGGAGTCCCTGAGAGGGAAAAATATGTTCCCACAGCCACCCTTTGGACACAATCACTTTCTAGGAGCTGTTCCAATAGcatctcctttctttcctcacttTTGGTATGGGTACCCAGTTCAGGGTTTCATTGAAAATTCAGTAGCAAGACCAAATGTTGTCATCTCACCTGAGGACAAAGAAGCAACAGCTAGCACCTCTGCAAGCATGTATGTGGCTAAAGAATGCAGCCCTCCTGTTCCTGTCGTAAACTCTGTGGAACAGCTTCAGAAgactcacagcagcagcagctcaaacACTGTACCATTCCCTGTGGCAGGTGGAAGCGGTGAATGCAGCGCCCCAAAAGAAACTTCGGCTAGGGCACCTCAGCTGGAGCAAACTTGTCCTTCGGCTTCTCCTGCTAAGCAAAAACCAGCTGGGCAGCAAAATCGTTCTCTGCAGATGCAGGGGACTGAgaggcagcaaacagcagcgCCCAATACTCCGCCGCTGTCGGCAGAACCATCAAAAAACGAACTAAAAAATAGCATTCCCGGTCGTAAGGAGAAGACTGACAAAGGTAGAGATTCCAAGGGTGCTGGCAAtctgcagacagaaagcagGGCACAGAGAGCGAGGGAAGAGAGCTCTGAAGATGAGAGTGAAGTTTCAGATATGCTGAGAAGCGGTAGATCCAAGCAGTTTTATAACCAGACTTATGGAGGCAGAAGGCCTAGACTTGAGTGGGGTTATTCCAGCAGGGGAGGATACCAGTTCCAAAGAACCGAGGAAGCCTGGAAAGGACCccccagcagaagcagagatgaTGGCTACCAGTATCAGCGAAACTTTAGAGGAAGGCCGTACAGGAATGACAGGAGAAGGGCAGCACTGGGAGATAATCAGAGAGGGCATCAAGCGTAG